AGATAAGCTTATGGAACTAAAAGCAGCATCTGAAAGGATGGATGCTGATATAGAGACTCTGAAGGAAGCAGTTGAGAGCCATGTAATCAGGTTCCAAGAAGAGGTTGTCGCACCCTGGTAACGTGCCATTTGTTATGTTCCAACTCCATATTTTGTATCCCTCGGTTATGGCTGCTTGTGTTTTATAAAACTGCTGACCCCTTGCTTTCATGAAAAATGTAGTTGTGCAGAACTGCCATTCTAGGCATGTTGTAATTTCTCAAGGACTTCATTATTAGAAAGAAGTGAAGTTAATCCTATTTATATGGTTCGACATTCCACTCATTTATATTCATCCTAGGGTTGAATCATTTAAAACTATATTACACACTGAACCCACCCATACCGGGCCTTGACTCATCCTCAGGCTCACATAGGGTCTAATAATCTCCAATTTTATAAGCTCATGCCGGGTTGATTTTTCAACCATTGTTTTTCCGGGCAGCATTGTTGTTTGCCTAACATTTATATGGATGGAAGGAATTATTACTATATTGTATCTCAAAAGTCGCTTCATAAACAATGTATTGCAAATCATGCAATCCAGCGTAAACACAATTTGGGTCCAATTGAGTGAAATAAGTTAAGAGCCTAGGAAGATTTGTGAGGCACTAGGGCCATTGGGTGCTTATAAAGCTGCTTCAGCATGGGAGCAGAACCAATTATAAAACCTAGATGAACCAGAGTTAATTGCTTGCTTTCCATTTAACATTTGTATGGATAGAGTGGGCCATCTGCAATGGGGGATGGTTCCATTTTTAAGTTGCCTGAACCCTAGTGGAGACTCCAGCTTCTGCCTCCCATTAGATAGCCCTTTGCAGTTTGCAGTAGTCAAAAGGCtaatcaaaaagagaaaaaagaggaaTACTCCAAATTCTTACCCCTGAGCCATCTGGGACAAGTTTGAAAATGCCAGCAAGATCAGCAACAGCCCCaacccaaaaatgaaaagacCAAAAATTTATAGTCAGTTACTCCAAAGAGAGGGCTTTGGGCCCAGCCACGAAAGAGTAAATTGGTGGAGCAGGTACATGTGCATGCTTCAGAGATGCATGCAGGAGGCTCTCCTTTGAAAGGATGGCATCATGGCCATCCAGGTTACACCAAGTTAACTGTCTGACCATTTGAGATGTATAGACCTTGACTGCACCGTCCGCTCATTTATGCCACAGATCCAAACTTAAAACTGCGCAATTTTCTAGTAGATGCACAGCTATGGCTTAGCTGTCATCTTGACAGCCGACCACCTGTCAAAACTATCCACGCTCAAACCCTATCTACCTAGTCCTTGATTCTCCTCCTTATACCCAAGAACTAAAGGGTACCACTAGTCACTACCACCTTCTAGGCTTATGAAACCCTGGAATCATTTGGGGAGTTGGCTCTGAACGATGCAATGATCTTCatctcattctctcttccagACTTTCACACAATGCCACAAGCACATGTGCGCAAAAGAccaaaagaagaggaaaaagaacaGAAGAAAAGGTCTTTTTCACCTCTTGAAAGAATGAGAGGTCTcagtcaataataataataaaagatacaAATTAAGCAGCATGATCGAAGAAGGGAATATTAGTGCTAAACATCAAACAGAGGCTCTTTCAACTGCAAACATTTTGTACAGAAAACAGCCAAACATCCGACTACTAGGAGATCCAAAAGGGAAACAAAGAAGAGCAGTGAGACTCTAAACCAACATCAGAAAGATGAATCAAAGTTGAAATCAAGCAGCTAATACAAATCAGCATGgcctctaaattttttttatccaaaccTCCGCTAAAAATTAGAAGAATCCATCCTCACTTCCGAAAAAATGCCCACCACCCTCTACAAATCCATCACCATCCATAATGGCATCATTATGTCCTAAACTCAACGTCTCTGCAACTTGACCCTCCATCATTCAACATTTCCTACAACaaccaagaaagaaaatcaGACCAGCGCAGATGGAATCAAACTGCAAAGCTATAAAGAGACCAAGAAGCCTCTTCACCTCATTTTATTACACTCACCTGTGTCGAGGTCTTGCCAACATGAGCCTCTTCATGAACCAAAACAGACCTCTTGCCTTCCACCATGGGCCCATCAGTCTTATCAGTTTTCTTGGAGCCAATGTGGGTTCTCTTGAGACCCAGAAGCCCCTTCCATCTGGTGGAGCCCTTGGGCGGCCGGCGTGAAACTTCCTCCTCGTCAACCACAAGAAGCTCCTCTCTGAGGGTCGTCTTCTGCGAGTGATTGGTGCAATTGTCCTTAAAAGGCAGCAACCTACCCTTGAAGAAAAGCTCATCAGCACTCATCATGGAGTAGTTGGTCACAGAGAATTCAAAGTCTGAAGACACTGGAGCCTCCCTGGAGCTCCTTTCGTGCTTGATCATCTGCTGGGACTCAACAAAATCATTGGAGAAAGAGATTCTGGGGCTCATTGGAGCGCAAAGACCTTTGTGCTCGGAGTTGTACATGTCTAAACATGCCATGGGCATTCAAAACAACATGGAAAAGACTAATAAATTCTACCCCAGACCCCCACCCTCTTTCCACTGTTACAACCCCACTAGTAGATGTTTGTATTTATATCAAAAGAAGCAGTGAGCTTAATGTATGTTTTTGACTTCATGCATGTCATGTCATGACGCGATGTTTTGTCATGACATGTTAATTGGCATTCATCCATGACCATTCTTGGAAATACAAACCGGGAAGTTTCGCTGCGCCTGCTTCCCACTAGTTGAGGACCTCTACCACCCGTGGGTGGTGGGTGTAATTTTAAACCCCGAAAGCTTAAACAATACTTACCACGTCCCCACTACTGCCTTTGCTTCATATGTAATCCCAACTTCCAAGAAGCTTATCTGGAAACCCAGATGAAACTTGCCCGCaaaaactgatattttcatctaGATATCACCCTTGACCACGTATAATTAATTTCTGCTAACAATTcaactccatttttttattggtgaagAATGCATGCATTCACATGtcacagatatatatatatatatatatatatatatatatatcaaccaaGATGTTCTCATATGGGCATATTTGGTGGGGCCACCATTAATGGTTTACAACAGAGATTAAATGAAGAATTGATGGGTGGCTTTGGGGGTATGGTAACAGTTGTTCCCTTTGCtggcataaaaaaaataaaaaataaaaaaacaactggAATCATATTAATGGGCGGGGTTGGGGGCATTGTGTTTGTTAAAAGAGGTAAAAAtgctttaaatgtttttagctaaataattaatattatttgaaagaaagagagagagagagagagagaactggGAAGCAAGCAAGAAGCGCAGTGGCAGAATCCAGAAGAGGGGGTCGGCATGCATTGGCCTGGTTGACCGTGCTTTGACTTGTAAGTTATCGGCAGTGTATGAGCTGGCGATGCCGACGCATCGAAGGGGCCACGTGATCTGGGCTTGCtgccattttaaaaatattgtcacCAATAAAAAAACTGAATAGGTTGGAGTGGGGAGTGTTCCATTTAACATACATTTTGGGTGGTGAAGTGGGTAAGTCATCATGAGTCTAATCTCTTTTGAAGCTATTCCTTTATGTTAATATTGAAGGATATCACGTGGTCACGTGAACCCATCTTCCCTTTTCCATGACAAAGAACTCATCCGCCCAAGTTTTTTAAGCAATCCATAATCCATTCGTGCGACACTTAGATAATTCAAATCAAATGAAGTTTCTAGGGATGGAAACGGGTTTTAAGTAACTTGAAAGATACTCGTCAAAACAACTGCGAACATGGGGAATTTTTGCAGAAGGGTACGAAATGAGGGGTGAGGAGGATGCTGCTTCAATACAAAGCAGGCTGGCCAAGAGAGAGCCAGAACAAATTGAAGTGGACAACAGCGATAGGGGTACCCTGTATCTCCAGTATCTCCAAACCAAATCTATGATAATAGACTGGGAAGGGTGTCCAATTATTGTGCACTTGAATCTAAAAATCAGAGAAAGGCCATTAGattcacattttttatattggatCTGGACAATGTCTGCAGCCTGGAGGCTACCCATTGAAAGCCCAGGTCCGGACAAGAGAGATAGGGGGGGCGAATAGTTTAGGGCAATGGTAGGTTTTGAGGACATGTGAGAAGAATAAAGGGGACTGGATTGGACTGGTCTGGACTGGACTGGACTGGTGGACTGGGGTCCTTAATTTTAACTTCCACAGAAAGGACACCGTTGTCATTCACATGCTTTAACTTTTTTCCACAGGTAAATCAAATGGGGTTGTGACACGTGGTGGATTCTCCATGGATATGAAGACCAGTCAAAACCCATGGCCGAAAGGCTTTTTAGGCTTGGTCTAAGGTTGCTGTCTCTGCTTTGGTCTCCTATATTGTTAGCAAAACCTTGAGCATTATGGACtgtttatcataaaaaaaacaactaacaTACTGAGTATTATATAGTGTTTATTGATTTGTGTATCTGTTGAATTTGATCAGTTCCCAATGTCAGATCAGATGGGGGGGAGAAGACTCAAGCTTTGTAATTAATCCCAGTGTCATCTTCAACAGACCCTGGCTCCGTCACCCCGCGTGAACAAAGTGTGGGTGGTCAATTGGGTCGAGGCGTACGGAGGTGTACGAGCCACTTGACTCTGGTTTGATTGCTCGGTGTGCGTGTCAGTCTCTTTGAATATTTGGACAAGGGATGATGATGGTGTTATTGGATTGGTTGAAGATTATCGCGTGATTCATGAGTTCATTTGATTTGTTACCGTTGGAAGAACTAGGACCTTAGTGGATTGATGAAGAGAGATGGGCTCAGGCTAAATACCAAGAAGCACTGTCCTTGGAGTTGGGATGATGACCATGACTTGGCTGGCATTTAGCCTTCGATCGAAGCAGGCATGGGCCAGCCCAGAGTTATAATTTATGGGTCAAATCCTCGTACGATCCGTTCAATTgacccaaaaaccaaaaaaataaaataaaataaaaaataaaaacttattagGGATTAAGCCAATAATGTATAtcatactaatttgaattaagtTTCCAACCTCTACCACCCCATCTCAGAGACCATCAGCCCACGGCTTcaataaatgagagaaattgtaacatttttaacgtgcacaaaaaaaaatacatgatgTATATTAGACATTTAAAGCCACAAAAGAAAGAAGGATACACAAAAAATAACACCCTTATCTCATCTACACCCTACTCAATCAACAAAGCAAATAAAGATTATGAGCTAAGACCCACATATGCATCCTCATCCATTCCAATCAATCAACAAAGCAAATAAAGATTATGAGCTAAGACCCACATATGAATCCTCATCCATTCCAAGAACATATGCAAAAAGAATCATAGAATAACTTAAGCATTTGTTATAATATATTGATTGAATTAAAAGCTTGAACCCTTAGGTAATAAGCCAAAGCTGTCAAACTACAACCCTCTTCACATTTACAAATTTCATAATACATTATTCATCTTGgtctaattaaattattattttgacttaaaaatttaagttattaagtaatatgCCAATAATATATGGAACATGCACTTAAACTTAAAAGGCCAGACACCCCCAATTGGCCCAATTGATTGACCTCCTTAAATTTCCTACgacatcatttcttttattaattgcAGGAAAATTTGGAACAAAGGGTATTTCCTGTATGAGATTATAAGCTGCAACGACCCACTTAAAAGAGTCTCTGAGCTATATGACGATaaattcaacattccactagaATTAAAGAGGTGGCCATAAAAGTGAAAAGTAATATATGTATAGGTATAGGTATCTttcaatcaaaatttgattGGTGAAACGTGCGGGCAATTTGAGGtagatctaattaataatttaaatacgCAGGGTTGATGTGCATGAAAATACCTCAACCGTGAGGTCTGATGatgaaaacattattattacatATCAAAGCAATAGTTATTAGTTACATATGCTTACGACATATGATTGTTTTTGGGGAAGGGAATTTATATACGCAAATCACACAAGAAGATGAGAACATATATCAAACCACCCTCAAAGCCACAGATATTACGTACCCAGACACAAATCATAAAACCAGTGGTTGAGCAGATTAATAATCAATCACCAATTGTTCTCAGAAATTTTCATATGCAAATGGTGTTGGGCATACTGCACCAGCTTTTCCATTTCCTTGGTATTGTCTATACGCCCGCTGTGATCGGTATCAGCTTCTTTCATCCCTTGTCTCGCCTTCCACCACCCGAACCACACCTGCAGGCTGCAGAGCGCCTCTTGCAGCTCCTCCCGGCTGATTTTTCCGTCGCGATCGGAATCGAAGCGGCGTAGCCACGCCTTGAATTCATCCACTGTCATCTCTGCGCTGGGATGCGCTTGAATGCAACACATAATCGCCATATTCTCTCCACCGCTCGCTGCTATACTGTGAAGCCAAAGGTGGTAGGGTGCAGTAGTGGGTGTGGGTGTTGTTAATTTAGAGTGAAGTGCGGTGGAGAACCGAATCTGCTAGCGGAGCAATACAACTTGACATGCACTTCCTTTATATTCCCATCTTCTTtacatttatttctttgttaCTTTTATGTAACTTTATTCTATCATTTCCACCGACCTTGTGAGTTGTGGCATCTTACTACGAATCGGGACCACTAATCTATCCATGTCTCTCGTATTCAGATCAAACAAAAGAACAAGGAAaactagcatttttttttttctcaatatttccAAAGTCAAATTAAGGGAGCCGAATTTAgatgaaagaaaagtaaaaatgcTGGTAAGTATCTTTCAAAATATCAAACCCGGACTAAAAGCTTTTCTTCACGTGTAAGAATGCCTTTTTGAATTGGATTCGGAGAAAATCGAAAGTTTTGAATTAAAACTGAGTCATCAAAGTCAAGATGATTGTTTGTTACAAAAAGTTGTTCAATGTTTATCATACGGATATTTTTCCTAAGAAATCATGGCTTTGGCTTCCCTTCAACCTTAGTTTTTTAATCAAAGttaaaaacaagaaactatTCAAGGTGATCGATGGGCCTGAATTTCGAGTGTATGGAGAGGAAAAGGGGTCAAATACCTGGGCCTAAATGGCAGGCTCAAACAAACTTTCAGACCACAACATAGGCCTTTTTCCATATGGCCGAAAGGAAGACACATAATTGATTTAATTAGTAATCCACAAGCTTGACTGGTATTAATTCTTTGGGGGTTTTACTTCCTGCTTCGCAGTCCATATAGATACCAGTGAGCGCTCTGGCTCTGTGGGCTTGTGCCACCCAATCTGTTCTCAAAGTCACAAGCAGCATGACTGATGCACACACAGTCTGCGCTCCAACAAGGCCCAACCACAGACCCAATAAGCCCATGTCCATGAAAAAGCCCATTAGCACTGAAATGGGCAGACCAATAGCGTAGAAGGAGCCCAAGTTGATGTTGGCGCCAAGAGTGGGCCTGGCACTGCCCCTCAGGACCCCACAGCCAGTGGTCTGTGGGCAGTTCCCAAGCTCACAGAGCCCCACCACCGGCATTGTCATGGCCGTTAAGGATACAATGGCTTTGTCTGCAGAGAAAGCCTGTCCCCAAGCGTTTCTCATGGTTGTCATGAATGACATGGCGATGAAGCTGGTGAAGATGGCACAGGAGAGTGCAACGAGAGCTGAGACTTTGGCTTTGCCAGGTTGGTTTGCGCCTAGCATGTTCCCGACACGTGTTGACACGGCAAGGCTCAGTGAGGAAGGGAAGATGTAGACAAGTGAAGTTGCTTGTATGAGAATTCCCATGGCGGCCACTGCCTCGGCCGCGTCCCATAACAGCCCTGAAAGGACTATCATCAGCTCGTACCACCACCACTCTAAGCAGACTGAGATGCAACTGGGGATGGCCAGCATAAGAATTGGCTTCCACTCATCAAAGCAGCACCTGAGCGACCAGCCTTGCCATGATTTTCTATATGTCCCGGAAAAGCAGAGGTAGAGAAGGAGTATTGCGAGGAGATTAAGGTCTGTTACAGCCACGGCCATGGCCACGCCTCGAATGCCGAGGCCGAGATGGTGGACGAGGAAGTAGTTGATGGGGGCGTGGAGAGCGAGTGAAAATAATGCGCTGATCATGAGAGGGAGAGTGATGTTCTGAGATCTCAAGTAAATTTTGAGAGGACTGATTAGGGATTGGAAAAGGAGATCAGGGAGAGAGAATGCGAGGTAGGTGGAAGCAATTGAAGACATGGCTGGGTCTTGGCCGCAAAATAGAAGGATGCGTTCCACGTTTAGCCACAAGAGGGAGATGGGTATGCAAGCAGAAGCCAGAATTGCAGTTGTCCGCTGTAGTGTTTGGGCCATGAGAGGCCACTGTTTGGCTCCACAGGCTTGAGAGGAGATGGCTTCCATGCCCATGGCAAGGCCAGAGATGACAGAGTAGCCGGTGATGTTAGCAAAGCCAATTGAGAGAGACCCACCTGCCAATGCCTCCTTCCCTAGTTTCCCCATGAACAACATCGATATCGCTGATTTCCCATAGATGAGCAGGCCCGTGATAATCATGGGTAAAGCTATGGAATAAAGCTGCTTGATCTCTTCAAAGACCTGAGACACAAGTTTTGATACATGGAAATCCTTGTAAAAGCCATACCGAAATAAACGAGGAAGTGTAGAAGAGCGAGATTGGGTACTGACCTCTGAAAGGGTTGGTCGCCAGGTTAGTTGATGTTGGGAGAACTGGGAATCTTCTTCCTGGCCCATTAAATCCTTATTAATACTTTCTTTTGATTTGGGTAGATTATTGGCATAGCACAATAGAGGAGCCGAGGATGCAGGTGCCTTATCATAATCCATCTTGACAAAAACCCAGTACTTCCCTTCTGATTTATTCCCTTGTTTCAGCTTCACTGCTCATGCActgaccatttttttttctcttgagaAGAAAACATGGAAGAGAAAAAGCAGCGGAAATGGAGGAAAAGGGTCCTTGAGCAAAGAGGATTAGTCATCGGAGATGAACATTCCTTTTTTGTATCACCTCACAGAAAGGATTAGTTTCAGTGTACCACTCTCCTCTCTCAATGCGAGTCGACCCACTCCTCCTCCACTACTTGGATCATCTCCCCCTCTCACAACCCTTCTCGCCATGATCTGTCAAGGGTTAGTTAGGGTTTGGTGGTGAGGAATGGACGAGTGTGGGGAGGATAAGGAAAGAGATGGCCATGCGAATGGTTCGTCTTTTTGTGAAGGGGGTCCATGCAAATGCCAAAATTGGAAAGCTGTTATCACATCATCAGAATTCAATGTAATGCCCAAAACTGCTAGtgtttgtttttcacttttcatgGTCCCCCATGCcacctcaaaaaaaaaatctggctGCCCTTCCCGGGTCGGGTCACTATCACACGTGATATTACCCTGCTGCTGCTCCCGGGTCTCCTTCTTGGAACTGAATTGTCCGTGGCGAAGAAATGCAGAGATTTGTGTAAATactaaatatattagaaaagcaAGCACAAGATGGTTGCAGTGTGAAGTTCGCTTTATGCAATGCCGTGAGGAAATGGTGTGTTTGGTGAGGTTGTTGCTTGTTGCTGCCtttgttttggatttttcagTTGTACGTCTCTTTTATAGTTATGCAATGAATTTCCGTGTGACGTACTATATTACATATAGAGAATAAGAAatgggaagaaagaaaaataataaaaatgaaatactgTACAACCAGGGTGcttctttagttttcttttcaaaGGACAATGTTATTGATAGACATACTTTATTACCTCATGCATGAACTATGAacactttttcaaaagaaatatatatatacatatctaTTGCCATTACCTCACAGGCATCTAGAAGTGCACCAAATCAAATTGGAATATGATTGGCGCCAACCTGtagttttcatgtttttgttttggacTTGGGTCTGTCAATACATGGGTAATAAGGCTTTGCATGTAGGAGAGTCCACTGTTTTGAGGAATGGCTATTACATAGGCGCCAATTGTTTTGCTGGAGTGAGACAAAACAATCGCTTAAGCGTCTTCCACCTCTCACCCTGGTTATCGTAAGCTGATTGATGATTACCATCATCTTCATATGCTTAAACTGCTATAGAATACTTGTTAATAATCTTTGTTCGGTTGCTTCAAATGGGGGCAAGCCAAGCTTCACGTGACAATGATGGTCCATCTCAAACCCCCCCAATTTTGCAATGCTCCTTGGGTGAGTCGCCTTCCATcagagaaaaagggaaaaatgttGGGCAGGGATGTGTAGCGACCAAAGCTTGGGTACTGCTTGTCCTTGAAGAGAGGCTAAACATGTATCAGGCTGAGTCAAGTGGGTCTATCATTGACCACTGtcagaaaacaaccatgaaacTGCCTCCATTTCCGACAGGACAAGAACATGTTAGTGGGTCCCAACCAACCGCTCTCTTTGGGGCACCTTGATGGGTACTTTTCCGCACCAAGGTTTcgtttagtttgtttttttttttttttttttctcgccCATTTTCTTACGACTTGGCCAAGCAATTCTGTTTCCAGGGCAGGGAGTCAATTTGATATTTGGCTTTCCCAACATCAAAAGAAGCAGGTTCATCACAATCATCATGCCATGTTCCATACTCATATTTTCCAATGCCTTAGCTTGGTTGCCAAAAGAAcaacaatttcaaaattcagAGTTTTACTTGGTCTTACTTCAGAACCATGCGATTCAAGAATTTATCCATAGAGAAGAAAACATTGCAGAATTctgaaagaaacattttttgTTGCAACTAGAGTCATGGAGCATCTCAGTCCCATCTCAGTGAtgtatacatatttttttccaCTGGAACGAGTATAAAGCAACTGAGTCTACTGGCATTGAAGGAGATCGAAAACTTCACAAAATTTCAGAAATCTGCATTGTTGACCAcaatttgtatttcattttagaTCCTTTTATGTGTCATGGCATCATGATATTTTCTAATCGACTACCATGGATGCATTAGCAGATAATAACTTACATGCATGGGCATTTCAGCAACTGTGAGACCGCTACTTTCTTCCACGCTTTTGAGAGTCACCACCTCACCTCCAACGACCATGTTGATCACAATCCCATCTGCAGATATTTACCTAGAATTATGCTAAAAAGGCAATTGCCACTAACAAAATGTCACTGGATTAAGGAAAAGAACCTGCTCCCAAACAAGTCGCCATGCGTCTCATATATGTTTCCTGCAAGCAACCATTCACCAAACTAAGTAACTAGAAAGGAACCCATTAATAGATAGTATTGATATGAAATGAAAGGCATACCTAGACATCTAAACaacttttttagaattttaatctTACATTGTTGTCAACAATCCTGAAGGTTGAATGTGATAAAGCTCTAAACCATTAGGTCCTAAATCAAAACAGGGACAATTCTTGTGGTAGGAAAATTCAGAAGAAAGTTTCTCTCCCATAGGTAACCTTACTTGCATATTAAATTAGTAGATGATGAAACTTTAGGTAGATTTAGTGCTAAGTAGAGCAAGGCATTCCTGCAAACCTCCAAAGACACCATATGGTAGAAGCCTTTTGTAAATGCTGAATTACTTATGTCAGTTGCAAGAGACAAGCCATGGAAGTTAGATCTACAATATGAAGATCAAGCATGGCTGAAACCAAGTATCTAACCTAGTCAGTAGTCTTATCATTTGAGAGGAAAAACTAGTCTTACACCTTGCTGGTAACTAAGAAACCATTTGAAGTGCCctcatcaacaatttaattCAGCACCTGAATAAACCTTCTCATCTTTTCCCTGAACTAGAAAGAACcctttttctaaattctaataTCAAGATCCACCatctttttgtataaaaaaatgtacCATATCCTTTTCAAAAGTCACCCAATTGTTTACTTATATGCACACCACTGCCCAACAGACTTATCAAAGTAGCCACACAGGCACAGGCTTGGAGCATTTATTGAGATGCATGTTATTCTGCATTCACCTTCAACT
Above is a genomic segment from Vitis riparia cultivar Riparia Gloire de Montpellier isolate 1030 chromosome 7, EGFV_Vit.rip_1.0, whole genome shotgun sequence containing:
- the LOC117918981 gene encoding uncharacterized protein LOC117918981, which translates into the protein MPMACLDMYNSEHKGLCAPMSPRISFSNDFVESQQMIKHERSSREAPVSSDFEFSVTNYSMMSADELFFKGRLLPFKDNCTNHSQKTTLREELLVVDEEEVSRRPPKGSTRWKGLLGLKRTHIGSKKTDKTDGPMVEGKRSVLVHEEAHVGKTSTQEMLNDGGSSCRDVEFRT
- the LOC117918779 gene encoding protein DETOXIFICATION 49-like, coding for MDYDKAPASSAPLLCYANNLPKSKESINKDLMGQEEDSQFSQHQLTWRPTLSEVFEEIKQLYSIALPMIITGLLIYGKSAISMLFMGKLGKEALAGGSLSIGFANITGYSVISGLAMGMEAISSQACGAKQWPLMAQTLQRTTAILASACIPISLLWLNVERILLFCGQDPAMSSIASTYLAFSLPDLLFQSLISPLKIYLRSQNITLPLMISALFSLALHAPINYFLVHHLGLGIRGVAMAVAVTDLNLLAILLLYLCFSGTYRKSWQGWSLRCCFDEWKPILMLAIPSCISVCLEWWWYELMIVLSGLLWDAAEAVAAMGILIQATSLVYIFPSSLSLAVSTRVGNMLGANQPGKAKVSALVALSCAIFTSFIAMSFMTTMRNAWGQAFSADKAIVSLTAMTMPVVGLCELGNCPQTTGCGVLRGSARPTLGANINLGSFYAIGLPISVLMGFFMDMGLLGLWLGLVGAQTVCASVMLLVTLRTDWVAQAHRARALTGIYMDCEAGSKTPKELIPVKLVDY